A single region of the Thermus hydrothermalis genome encodes:
- the rplQ gene encoding 50S ribosomal protein L17, whose protein sequence is MRHLKSGRKLNRHSSHRLALYRNQAKSLLTHGRITTTLPKAKELTGFVDHLIHLAKRGDLHARRLVLRDLQDVKLVRKLFDEIAPKYQNRPGGYTRVLKLAERRRGDGAPLALVELVE, encoded by the coding sequence ATGCGCCACCTGAAGTCTGGAAGGAAGCTGAACCGCCACTCTTCCCACCGCCTGGCCCTTTACCGCAACCAGGCGAAAAGCCTCCTGACCCATGGCCGCATCACCACCACCCTGCCCAAGGCCAAGGAGCTCACCGGCTTCGTGGACCACTTGATCCACCTGGCCAAGCGGGGGGACCTGCACGCCAGGCGGCTGGTGCTCCGGGACCTGCAGGACGTGAAGCTGGTGCGCAAGCTCTTTGACGAGATCGCCCCCAAGTACCAGAACCGCCCCGGGGGGTACACCCGGGTCCTGAAGCTGGCGGAGCGCCGCCGGGGGGACGGGGCGCCCTTGGCCCTGGTGGAGCTGGTGGAGTAA
- the rpsK gene encoding 30S ribosomal protein S11 yields the protein MAKKTTKKKVKRQVASGKAYIHASYNNTIVTITDPDGNPITWSSGGVIGYKGSRKGTPYAAQLAAMDAAKKAMAYGMQSVDVIVRGTGAGREQAIRALQASGLQVKSIVDDTPVPHNGCRPKKKFRKAS from the coding sequence ATGGCCAAGAAAACCACCAAGAAGAAGGTCAAACGGCAGGTGGCCAGCGGGAAGGCGTACATCCACGCCTCCTACAACAACACCATCGTCACCATCACCGACCCGGACGGCAATCCCATCACCTGGTCCTCGGGTGGGGTCATCGGCTACAAGGGGAGCCGCAAGGGCACCCCGTACGCGGCCCAGCTTGCGGCCATGGACGCCGCCAAGAAGGCTATGGCTTACGGCATGCAAAGCGTGGACGTGATCGTGCGGGGTACCGGGGCGGGCCGGGAACAGGCCATCCGCGCCCTGCAGGCCTCTGGCCTCCAGGTGAAGTCCATCGTGGACGACACCCCCGTGCCCCACAACGGCTGCCGGCCCAAGAAGAAGTTCCGCAAAGCCTCGTAG
- a CDS encoding DNA-directed RNA polymerase subunit alpha gives MLESKLKAPVFTVRTQGREYGEFVLEPLERGFGVTLGNPLRRILLSSIPGTAVTSVYIEDVLHEFSTIPGVKEDVVEIILNLKELVVRFLDPKMQTTTLVLKAEGPKVVTARDFTPSSDVEILNPDLPIATLEAGGKLYMEVRVDRGVGYVPAERHGIKDRINAIPVDAIFSPVRRVAFQVEDTRLGQRTDLDKLTLRIWTDGSVTPLEALNQAVEILKEHLSYFANPQATALPTPEPVVERAEKEEDLDLPLEELGLSTRVLHSLKEEGIESVRALLALNLKDLRNIPGIGERSLEEIREALAKRGFALKE, from the coding sequence ATGTTAGAGAGCAAGCTGAAAGCCCCGGTCTTCACGGTGCGCACCCAGGGGCGGGAGTACGGGGAGTTCGTCCTAGAGCCCCTGGAGCGGGGGTTTGGCGTCACCTTGGGCAACCCCTTGCGGCGCATCCTCCTTTCCTCCATTCCCGGGACCGCGGTCACCAGCGTCTACATTGAGGACGTCCTGCACGAGTTCTCCACCATTCCCGGGGTTAAGGAGGACGTGGTGGAGATTATCCTGAACCTGAAGGAACTGGTGGTCCGTTTCCTGGACCCCAAGATGCAGACCACCACCCTGGTCCTCAAGGCGGAGGGCCCCAAGGTGGTCACCGCCCGGGACTTCACCCCCTCCAGCGACGTGGAGATCTTGAACCCCGACCTCCCCATCGCCACCCTCGAGGCGGGCGGGAAGCTCTACATGGAGGTCCGGGTGGACCGCGGGGTGGGGTACGTCCCTGCCGAGCGCCACGGCATCAAGGACCGCATCAACGCCATTCCCGTGGACGCCATCTTCTCCCCCGTGCGCCGGGTGGCCTTCCAGGTGGAGGACACCCGCTTGGGCCAGCGCACGGACCTGGATAAGCTCACCCTGCGCATCTGGACCGATGGCTCCGTCACCCCCTTGGAGGCCTTGAACCAGGCGGTGGAGATCCTCAAAGAGCACCTCTCCTACTTCGCCAACCCCCAGGCCACCGCCCTGCCCACCCCTGAGCCCGTGGTGGAACGGGCGGAGAAGGAGGAGGACCTGGACCTGCCCCTGGAGGAGTTGGGGCTTTCCACCCGGGTTTTGCACAGCCTCAAGGAGGAGGGGATTGAGTCCGTGCGGGCCCTTTTGGCCCTCAACCTCAAGGACCTCCGCAACATCCCCGGCATCGGGGAGAGGAGCCTGGAGGAGATCCGCGAGGCCCTGGCCAAGCGGGGCTTCGCCTTGAAGGAGTGA
- the rpsD gene encoding 30S ribosomal protein S4, giving the protein MGRYIGPVCRLCRREGVKLYLKGERCYSPKCAMERRPYPPGQHGQKRARRPSDYAVRLREKQKLRRIYGISETQFRNLFEEASRKKGVTGTVFLGLLESRLDNVVYRLGFAVSRRQARQMVRHGHITVNGRRVDLPAYRVKPGDEIAVAERSKNLAFIRENLEAMKGRKVGPWLSLDVENMKGKFLRLPDREDLALPVNEQLVIEFYSR; this is encoded by the coding sequence ATGGGTCGTTACATTGGACCAGTTTGCCGTCTTTGCCGCCGGGAAGGAGTCAAGCTGTACCTGAAGGGGGAGCGGTGCTACAGCCCCAAGTGCGCCATGGAGCGCCGGCCCTACCCCCCGGGCCAGCACGGGCAGAAGCGGGCCCGCCGCCCTTCCGACTATGCGGTGCGCCTGAGGGAGAAGCAGAAGCTCCGCCGCATCTACGGGATCTCCGAGACCCAGTTCCGCAACCTCTTTGAGGAGGCGAGCCGCAAGAAGGGGGTGACGGGTACGGTCTTCCTGGGGCTTTTGGAGTCCCGGCTGGACAACGTGGTCTACCGCCTGGGCTTCGCCGTAAGCCGCCGCCAGGCGCGGCAGATGGTGCGCCACGGCCACATCACCGTGAACGGGCGCCGGGTGGACCTCCCCGCCTACCGGGTGAAGCCGGGGGACGAGATCGCCGTCGCCGAGAGGAGCAAGAACCTGGCCTTCATCCGGGAGAACCTCGAGGCCATGAAGGGCCGCAAGGTGGGGCCCTGGCTCTCCCTGGACGTGGAGAACATGAAGGGCAAGTTCCTCAGGCTCCCCGACCGGGAGGACCTGGCCCTGCCCGTGAACGAGCAGCTGGTGATCGAGTTCTACTCCAGGTGA
- a CDS encoding DNA cytosine methyltransferase, which translates to MSARTLFALLVLLLLALFAWLNWGEINRPAPLSLGLTRVEAPLGLVLVVALGVVSLLYLLFTIGLETAALLEVRRYARELLHYKKLAEDAEQSRYTELRRYLEAEFARLAEAEKEEIRALEARIAETLEKHGNTLAAYIGELEDQLLRLLSAKGEEKS; encoded by the coding sequence ATGAGCGCGCGTACCCTCTTCGCCCTTCTCGTCCTCCTCCTCCTCGCCCTCTTCGCCTGGCTCAACTGGGGGGAGATCAACCGGCCCGCCCCCTTGTCCTTGGGCCTGACCCGGGTGGAAGCCCCCTTGGGCCTCGTGTTGGTGGTGGCCCTGGGGGTGGTTTCCCTCCTCTACCTCCTCTTCACCATCGGCCTGGAAACGGCCGCCCTCTTGGAGGTGCGCCGCTACGCCCGGGAGCTCCTCCACTACAAGAAGCTCGCCGAGGACGCCGAGCAAAGCCGCTACACGGAGCTTAGGCGCTACCTGGAGGCGGAGTTCGCCCGCCTGGCGGAGGCGGAAAAGGAGGAGATCCGGGCCCTCGAGGCCCGCATCGCCGAAACCCTGGAGAAGCACGGGAACACCCTGGCCGCCTACATCGGGGAGTTGGAAGACCAGCTTTTGCGGCTTCTTTCGGCCAAAGGGGAAGAAAAAAGCTAG